Within the Caldilineales bacterium genome, the region CAGGGGATGCGGGCCATCGGTTGGGAGCGTCGCGACGACCCGGCCTGGAAAGCGCCCGCCGACCGGCCCCACATCCGTCGCGGCATCGGCATGGCCGTGTGTATGCACGGCTCCGCCATCCCCGGCCTGGACATGGGCGCGGCCAGCATCAAGATCAACGACGACGGCAGCTTCAACGTTCTGGTTGGCGCCACCGATCTGGGCACCGGCTCTGACACCGTGCTGGCGCAGATCGCCGCCGAAGTGTTGGGCGTGTCGCTGGAAGACATCATCATTTACTCCTCCGACACCGACTTCACACCCTTCGACACCGGCGCCTACGCTTCCAGCACCACCTATATCTCGGGCACGGCGGTGAAGCGCGCCGCCGAAGAACTGCGCCAACAAATCAAAGAGCGGGTGGGGCTGATGTTGCGTCTGCCCGACTGGAGCAATGTAGTCTTGCGCGACCGCCTGGCCTGGGCCCCTGATGGCCGCTACGTCACCCTGCAACAGGTGGCGCTGCATTCGCTGCATCAGGACCAGCAGCGGCAGCTGATGGCCACTGCCTCGTATGTCTCGCCCGATTCGCCGCCCCCGTTCGGCGGGCAGTTTGCCGAGGTCGAGGTGGACATCGAAACCGGCCAGGTGACGGTGACGAAGCTGGCGATGGCTGTCGATTGCGGCGTAGCCATCAACCCGATCACCGCCAGCGGCCAGGTGGAGGGTGGGATGACGCAGGCCTTGGGCTACGCCCACTGCGAAGAAATGGTCTACGACGAGAGCGGTCGCATGGTCAACCCCGCCATCGGCCCCTACAAGATCTACCGCGCCGACGAGATGCCCGAGATCGATGTCACCCTGGTGCAGACGCTGGAACCCACCGGGCCGTTCGGGGCCAAAGCCGTGGCCGAAATCCCCAAGGATGGCATTGCCCCGGCCATCGCCAACGCCATCTACAACGCTACCTCCGGTAGCGCCGCTCCCTCCGGTAGCGCCGCCGCCGGAGGGAGCGCCGCCACGGGCTTACGTCTCCGTCGTCTTCCCTTCACCCCAGAGCGGGTATGGCGGGCGTTACATCAGCGATAGGATGGCCCAGCGCCCTACCCGGCTTCTCGCACCTCGCGGATGAACTCCGGCGACTGCAACCGGCGCTCGATGATCAGGCGAATGTAGTCAGCCAGCAGTTTCTCGATCTGCCGCATCCGCCCCGGCGTCAATTCCAGTTGGGCGACACTCTCATAGGGCTGCGCTTGCAGAAAGCGCAACACCTTCAGCGCGCCCACATCCAGGGCCTCGGTTCCCGGCTGACCTTCGCCGTGTCGTGGGCACAGCATCCCCCCTCGGGCGGCGCTGAAATAGTTCGTCACCGGCGCCAGCGTCTCGCCGCATTGCACACAGGCAAAAAGCTGGGGCTGGTAGCCGCTCAGCCGCAGCAATGCCAGATCGAACCAGCGCGCGGTCAGGCCCAGGGGGCCGCTGCCTTCCAGATGGCGCAATCCCGTCAGGGCCAAATCGAAGACTTCGGGATGGCTATCGTCTTCCTGGGTGAAGGCGTCGATCAACTCGACCAGATAGTAACCATACGCCGCTCGGTCCAAATCCTCTCGCAATCCCCGAAAACCGTAAACCGTTTCGGCCTGGGTGATCAAATCCCACGAGCGGCTGCGCGCCACCAATAGATCGACGTGCGTAAACGGCTCCAGATGCCCGGCCTTACGGCTGGCCGGTTTGCGCACCCCGCGCG harbors:
- the recO gene encoding DNA repair protein RecO, producing the protein MRADRANERVYRTRALVLKRRDQGEADRVVTVYTPGMGKLTLLARGVRKPASRKAGHLEPFTHVDLLVARSRSWDLITQAETVYGFRGLREDLDRAAYGYYLVELIDAFTQEDDSHPEVFDLALTGLRHLEGSGPLGLTARWFDLALLRLSGYQPQLFACVQCGETLAPVTNYFSAARGGMLCPRHGEGQPGTEALDVGALKVLRFLQAQPYESVAQLELTPGRMRQIEKLLADYIRLIIERRLQSPEFIREVREAG